From Planococcus halocryophilus, the proteins below share one genomic window:
- a CDS encoding threonine ammonia-lyase, whose amino-acid sequence MVRLNDVKKAHEKIQHSIHMTPIITSSQLNKHCEMEVFLKAEHLQKTGSFKIRGATNAVMRAVAEGARFITAASSGNHGQAVAYIAGQLGVPAVIVVPEDASRAKVEAIKGYGAEIEYCGLTSAERIPRAKQCAKERNGVYIPPYDDLAVIAGQGTIALEILEQLPNIEVIVAPIGGGGLMSGILCAVKKSKPEVRVVGVEPESANDTYLSLQDGVITAISGTSTIADGLRTSQPGNLTFPIISEHLDELVLVSEEEIKEAFQFLLERTKQLVEPSGATALAAVMAGKVGKPNEKVAVVLSGGNVDLYQISTLLKNEMFNDELSGKKGSKEV is encoded by the coding sequence GTGGTCCGTTTAAATGACGTAAAAAAAGCACACGAAAAAATTCAGCATAGTATCCATATGACGCCAATCATTACTTCGTCCCAATTAAATAAGCATTGTGAAATGGAAGTGTTTTTAAAAGCTGAGCATCTACAAAAAACGGGATCATTTAAAATACGAGGAGCGACAAATGCTGTGATGCGGGCAGTTGCAGAAGGTGCACGCTTTATCACAGCCGCTTCATCTGGAAATCATGGACAGGCTGTAGCTTATATTGCTGGTCAATTAGGTGTGCCGGCAGTAATTGTAGTGCCAGAGGATGCGAGCCGAGCTAAAGTAGAGGCCATTAAGGGGTATGGCGCAGAAATCGAATATTGTGGATTAACATCTGCTGAGCGAATACCTAGAGCTAAACAATGTGCCAAAGAAAGAAACGGTGTCTATATTCCTCCTTATGATGATTTGGCTGTGATCGCGGGACAAGGAACAATTGCGTTAGAAATTTTAGAGCAGTTGCCAAATATTGAGGTAATCGTCGCGCCGATCGGGGGAGGCGGGTTGATGAGTGGAATTTTATGCGCGGTCAAGAAATCGAAACCTGAAGTTCGTGTAGTAGGCGTTGAGCCAGAAAGTGCAAATGATACGTACCTATCGCTTCAAGATGGAGTAATTACGGCGATTTCAGGAACATCAACCATTGCAGACGGACTACGCACTTCGCAACCAGGGAATTTGACGTTCCCTATTATAAGCGAGCATTTAGATGAACTAGTCTTAGTTTCTGAAGAGGAAATAAAAGAGGCATTTCAATTTCTTTTAGAACGCACCAAGCAGTTAGTAGAACCATCAGGGGCGACGGCTCTTGCAGCTGTAATGGCCGGTAAAGTTGGGAAGCCAAATGAAAAAGTTGCTGTTGTTTTGTCTGGTGGAAATGTTGATCTCTATCAAATTTCGACACTCTTAAAAAACGAAATGTTTAACGATGAACTGAGCGGGAAAAAAGGCAGTAAAGAAGTATAG
- a CDS encoding YfhE family protein codes for MSKEKEPHEKLTDKDLDLTSAQEVHYSEDFKKADKAAKEDDQQKNKDDDK; via the coding sequence ATGAGTAAAGAAAAAGAACCGCATGAAAAATTGACAGATAAAGATTTAGATTTAACCTCTGCACAAGAAGTACATTACAGTGAAGATTTTAAAAAGGCGGATAAAGCAGCCAAAGAGGACGATCAACAAAAAAACAAAGATGATGATAAGTAA
- a CDS encoding SDR family oxidoreductase, which translates to MTVMNLFKLDGKTAIITGGGRGLGAMMAEAFAEAGANIVVCSRKIEACQETANKLEQMGVKTLALACDVTNERDVENVIQKTLEKFGSIDILVNNSGATWGAPVIDMPLDAWKKVMDVNVTGTFLMSREVGKTMIEQNSGKIINIASVAGLGGIDPTLMDTIGYNTSKGAVITFTKDLAAKWGQHNINVNAIAPGFFPTKMSKAVMERGQEGLLAKTPLNRFGTEEDLKGTALFLASKASDYITGDVVVVDGGMHVL; encoded by the coding sequence ATGACTGTTATGAATTTATTTAAGTTAGATGGAAAGACTGCGATTATCACAGGGGGAGGCAGAGGACTTGGGGCAATGATGGCTGAAGCTTTTGCTGAAGCGGGCGCAAATATTGTCGTTTGTTCTCGAAAGATCGAAGCTTGCCAAGAAACGGCGAACAAGCTCGAGCAAATGGGTGTGAAGACTTTAGCATTAGCTTGTGACGTGACGAATGAAAGAGATGTAGAAAATGTGATTCAAAAAACGCTCGAAAAATTTGGATCAATTGATATTTTGGTGAATAATTCTGGTGCAACTTGGGGAGCGCCTGTTATTGATATGCCACTAGATGCGTGGAAAAAAGTAATGGATGTAAATGTAACGGGCACTTTCCTAATGAGTCGCGAAGTTGGAAAAACAATGATTGAACAAAACAGTGGGAAAATCATTAATATTGCATCGGTTGCCGGGTTGGGTGGAATTGATCCGACGTTGATGGACACCATTGGTTACAACACTAGCAAAGGTGCGGTCATCACTTTTACAAAAGATTTAGCTGCAAAATGGGGACAACATAATATTAATGTAAATGCGATAGCACCGGGCTTCTTTCCGACTAAAATGTCTAAAGCGGTAATGGAACGAGGTCAGGAAGGTTTGCTAGCCAAAACACCTTTGAATCGATTTGGAACAGAAGAAGATTTAAAAGGAACTGCTTTGTTTTTGGCATCTAAGGCATCGGATTACATAACGGGAGATGTCGTTGTCGTGGATGGTGGCATGCACGTTCTTTAA
- a CDS encoding SLOG family protein — MLKRLVVTGYKQHELGIFDEKNPGIRFIKKAIENRFRALLDEGLEWVILSGQLGVETWAAEVVLDMKEEFPQLKYAVLTPFLEQEKKWNETKQENYRMIVENADFHRSLTSKPYEAPWQFIEKNKFFLRNSDGILILYDEETDGSPKFIKKEAERYAEKCDYQVLTITGDDLRVVTEEEQMNEWDY, encoded by the coding sequence TTGTTAAAAAGACTGGTAGTTACCGGTTATAAACAACATGAACTTGGCATATTCGACGAAAAAAATCCAGGCATCCGCTTTATTAAAAAAGCGATAGAGAACCGGTTTCGCGCTTTGTTAGATGAAGGGTTAGAGTGGGTTATTTTAAGCGGACAGTTAGGTGTCGAAACTTGGGCTGCAGAAGTAGTTCTCGATATGAAAGAAGAATTTCCTCAATTAAAATATGCAGTGCTGACACCATTTCTTGAACAAGAAAAAAAGTGGAACGAAACCAAGCAGGAAAATTACCGGATGATAGTTGAAAATGCTGATTTCCATCGAAGCTTAACGAGCAAACCATACGAAGCACCTTGGCAATTTATCGAGAAAAACAAGTTTTTTTTACGCAACTCTGATGGCATCTTAATTCTTTACGACGAAGAAACAGATGGCTCTCCTAAATTTATTAAAAAAGAAGCAGAGCGTTATGCAGAGAAATGCGACTATCAAGTATTGACCATAACAGGGGATGATCTGCGGGTTGTGACAGAAGAAGAACAAATGAATGAATGGGACTATTAA